A window from Triticum aestivum cultivar Chinese Spring chromosome 6D, IWGSC CS RefSeq v2.1, whole genome shotgun sequence encodes these proteins:
- the LOC123144263 gene encoding protein LYK5: protein MAAPTRPRGLAATGRAALALLVLLAVAAPRCRVARAQQQYEANKQLNCYGTNGSSVLGYTCNATAAARPCASYVVFRSSPPYDSPVTISYLLNATTAALAGANAVPTVSPVAASRLVLAPLNCGCAPGGYYQHNASYTIQFSNETYFITANITYQGLTTCQALIAQNPNHDSRKLVVGNNLTVPIRCACPSPAQAASGVRHLLTYLVTWGDGIADIAARFRVDAQAVLHANNLTDSENIYPFTTLLIPLKSAPTPDMLVSPAPPPAPAPPQAQQPPPSGGSGSGKGAAVGVGVGVGVLALAGLLGLMFLCVRRRRRPRPGVVEDGHPGKGVLDVPSSADYDPLASGKHTSSATTNSSSSSAFVSTDARAAVESLTVYKYSELEKATAGFSEDRRVKDASVYRAVINGDAAAVKRVAGDVSGEVGILKRVNHSSLVRLSGLCVHHGDTYLVFEFAENGALSNWLHGGGDTLVWKQRVQAAFDVADGLNYLHHYSNPPCVHKNLKSSNVLLDADLRAKVSSFALARSVPTGVDGGDAQLTRHVVGTQGYLAPEYLEHGLITPKLDVFAFGVILLELLSGKEATFDGGAKRGETLLWESAEGLVVDGEDARGKVRAFMDSRLNGDYPLDLAVAVASLAVRCVAREPRGRPSMDEVFVTLSAVYNSTLDWDPSDYSNSRSSIVGR, encoded by the coding sequence ATGGCCGCTCCGACGCGCCCGCGCGGGCTCGCCGCCACCGGCAGGGCGGCgctcgcgctcctcgtcctcctcgccgtcgccgcgcctcgGTGCCGCGTCGCGCGCGCGCAGCAGCAGTACGAGGCCAACAAGCAACTCAACTGCTACGGCACCAACGGCAGCTCCGTGCTCGGCTACACCTGCAacgccaccgccgcggcccgcccctGCGCCTCCTACGTCGTCTTCCGCTCCTCCCCGCCCTACGACTCGCCCGTCACCATCTCCTACCTCCTcaacgccaccaccgccgccctcgcGGGCGCCAACGCCGTGCCCACCGTCTCCCCggtcgccgcctcccgcctcgtcCTCGCGCCGCTCAACTGCGGCTGCGCGCCCGGCGGCTACTACCAGCACAACGCGTCCTATACCATCCAGTTCAGCAACGAGACCTACTTCATCACCGCCAACATCACCTACCAGGGCCTCACCACCTGCCAGGCCCTCATCGCGCAGAACCCCAACCACGATAGCCGCAAGCTCGTCGTCGGGAACAACCTCACCGTGCCGATCCGCTGCGCGTGCCCCTCGCCGGCGCAGGCCGCCTCCGGGGTCAGGCACCTGCTCACCTACCTCGTCACGTGGGGCGACGGCATCGCCGACATCGCCGCCCGCTTCCGCGTCGACGCCCAGGCGGTGCTCCACGCCAACAACCTCACCGACAGCGAGAACATATACCCCTTCACCACTCTGCTCATCCCGCTCAAGAGCGCGCCCACGCCGGACATGCTCGTGTCGCCGGCGCCACCGCCAGCaccggcgccaccgcaggcccagcAGCCGCCGCCGTCTGGAGGGTCGGGCAGCGGGAAGGGGGCTGCCGTCGGGGTCGGTGTTGGTGTCGGCGTTCTTGCGCTGGCGGGACTTCTTGGCCTGATGTTCTtatgtgtccggcggcggcggcgaccgcggCCCGGCGTTGTGGAAGACGGCCATCCGGGGAAGGGCGTTCTCGACGTGCCCTCGTCTGCCGATTACGACCCTCTTGCCTCGGGCAAGCATACGTCCTCGGCTACGACGAACTCCTCGTCATCGTCGGCGTTTGTGTCCACCGACGCGCGCGCGGCGGTGGAGTCCCTGACCGTGTACAAGTACTCGGAACTCGAGAAGGCGACGGCAGGGTTCTCGGAGGACCGGAGGGTCAAGGACGCGTCCGTGTACCGCGCGGTGATCAACGGCGACGCGGCGGCCGTGAAGCGTGTGGCCGGCGATGTGAGCGGCGAGGTGGGCATCCTGAAGCGCGTGAACCACTCCAGCCTCGTCCGCCTCTCCGGTCTCTGCGTCCACCACGGCGACACCTACCTCGTCTTCGAGTTCGCCGAGAACGGCGCGCTCAGCAACTGGCTCCACGGCGGCGGCGACACCCTCGTGTGGAAGCAGCGCGTGCAGGCGGCGTTTGACGTCGCCGACGGTCTCAATTACCTCCACCACTACAGCAACCCGCCGTGCGTGCACAAGAACCTCAAGAGCAGCAACGTCCTCCTCGACGCCGACCTCCGCGCCAAGGTGTCAAGCTTCGCGCTGGCGCGGTCGGTCCCCACGGGCGTTGATGGCGGCGACGCGCAGCTCACCCGCCACGTCGTTGGCACCCAGGGGTACCTGGCCCCGGAGTACCTGGAGCACGGCCTCATCACGCCCAAGCTCGACGTTTTCGCCTTTGGCGTCATCCTCCTCGAGCTGCTGTCCGGGAAGGAGGCGACGTTCGACGGCGGCGCCAAAAGAGGGGAGACGCTGCTGTGGGAGTCTGCGGAGGGGCTGGTTGTCGACGGCGAGGACGCGCGCGGCAAGGTGCGGGCGTTCATGGACTCGCGGCTGAATGGCGACTACCCGCTCGACCTGGCCGTCGCCGTGGCGTCGCTGGCGGTGCGGTGCGTGGCGAGGGAGCCCAGGGGGCGGCCGTCCATGGACGAGGTGTTCGTCACGCTGTCGGCGGTGTACAACTCCACGCTGGATTGGGATCCCTCGGATTACAGCAACTCCCGCTCTTCGATCGTCGGGAGATAG